In Paenibacillus sp. BIC5C1, a genomic segment contains:
- a CDS encoding DUF58 domain-containing protein: MALLWLVVVGGIVIGVHGIWFGRPALRKLKYTRQFSKMRCYAGDELEMVETIANEKRISVPWLRLEAMMPVSFIFRSGSGMDISQGDIYQNHKSIFTLKPFTRITRKHPFVCSRRGIYTLNTVTMTGGDLFGLWRTSKPIPVHLSMVVYPSLVHAEDLPAIYQVWQGEVEVSRWIVEDPFLILGVRPYGAGDPMNRIHWKASARTGELQVYKQGWTADPQSWIVVNIQESADMWSVVTRPEMIERALRYAATAAVDAIGRGLPAGFAHNGYRVSGGRDPLRIEPDYGSPHLEMLLEAMAETELKCMVPMEQFLSDEVERNEEAQQVRSYLLITSYVSPAMEHEIARLHEQGHRVTILPVEGGKSNSKAVSA; this comes from the coding sequence ATGGCATTACTATGGCTTGTCGTTGTTGGAGGCATTGTTATTGGAGTACACGGCATATGGTTCGGCCGTCCGGCTTTACGCAAGCTGAAGTACACCAGACAGTTCAGCAAAATGCGTTGTTACGCCGGGGATGAGCTGGAGATGGTTGAGACGATTGCGAACGAAAAACGGATATCGGTTCCATGGCTCAGACTTGAAGCTATGATGCCAGTTTCATTTATATTCCGTTCTGGCTCGGGCATGGATATCAGTCAGGGGGATATTTATCAGAATCATAAAAGTATCTTTACTTTGAAACCGTTTACTCGTATTACGCGCAAGCATCCTTTTGTATGCAGCAGACGCGGGATCTACACGTTAAACACTGTAACCATGACCGGAGGGGACCTGTTCGGCCTTTGGCGTACCTCGAAACCTATCCCCGTCCATCTGTCCATGGTCGTATATCCTTCACTTGTTCATGCGGAGGATCTACCTGCGATCTATCAGGTATGGCAGGGTGAGGTTGAGGTATCCCGTTGGATTGTTGAAGATCCCTTTCTGATTCTCGGGGTACGACCGTATGGTGCGGGTGATCCGATGAACCGTATTCATTGGAAAGCGAGTGCACGCACTGGAGAATTGCAGGTTTATAAGCAGGGATGGACTGCGGACCCTCAATCCTGGATTGTGGTTAACATTCAGGAGTCGGCGGACATGTGGAGTGTCGTTACCCGCCCGGAGATGATCGAACGGGCACTACGTTATGCGGCAACGGCAGCGGTAGATGCGATTGGAAGAGGGTTGCCCGCGGGATTTGCTCATAATGGGTACCGTGTGAGCGGAGGACGTGATCCATTGCGTATTGAGCCGGATTACGGCAGTCCTCATCTGGAAATGTTACTGGAAGCTATGGCAGAGACGGAGCTGAAATGCATGGTTCCCATGGAGCAGTTCCTGAGTGACGAAGTAGAACGGAATGAAGAGGCTCAGCAGGTTCGCAGTTATCTCTTAATTACGTCCTATGTATCTCCAGCTATGGAACATGAAATTGCGCGTTTGCATGAGCAAGGTCACCGTGTGACCATACTCCCCGTAGAGGGTGGAAAAAGCAATTCCAAGGCGGTGAGTGCATGA